In Rhipicephalus microplus isolate Deutch F79 chromosome 9, USDA_Rmic, whole genome shotgun sequence, one genomic interval encodes:
- the LOC142772242 gene encoding uncharacterized protein LOC142772242, whose translation MASLSMVASTLTAPPDPTETMPTGYLLLRFGENARKNLELLYDGVTGALASIKLQRWIDDVTYTLLRKGKTQLLESTVTLLVLSGVLWMLLRMCQSLIQAYFESCKITHLPYRSQQGHVRVDWRRRCLTAFTDTEEDACQTLRRRNRTLIRSKTRFAVLRDGRSRERSSSVSGLNRRVRFNDELDAARLIQRWVRTNFQPWVAARKGGISGPPNPVDHWTDRDTGAVAVTLVDHDSMSAIEQSGESSLADVQLDGLGPTTDVRLVDNNVGRSSSGRSPRSRQAATISSSCLLTSRNQADGLSAEDAPLVVEIFSTATPEHGQQ comes from the exons ATGGCGTCATTGTCCATGGTGGCGAGCACACTGACAGCACCACCGGACCCAACAGAGACCATGCCGACGGGTTACCTTCTATTACGCTTC GGTGAGAATGCTAGGAAGAACCTAGAGCTGCTGTATGATGGCGTGACTGGAGCTCTGGCCAGTATCAAGTTGCAGCGTTGGATCGATGACGTTACGTACACCCTTCTACGAAAAGGCAAGACCCAGCTGCTTGAATCGACTGTCACGCTCCTGGTTCTAAGCGGCGTGCTGTGGATGCTGCTTCGAAT GTGCCAGAGTTTGATTCAA GCTTATTTCGAAAGTTGCAAGATCACGCATCTACCATATCGCAGCCAGCAGGGTCACGTCCGTGTTGATTGGCGGAGGCGCTGCCTGACTGCATTCACCGACACTGAAGAAGACGCCTGCCAAACGCTACGCAGACGCAACCGCACTCTAATCCGTAGCAAGACGCGCTTTGCAGTTTTACGTGACGGACGCAGCAGGGAACGCTCATCCAGTGTTTCAG GTCTCAATAGACGTGTGAGATTCAATGATGAGCTGGACGCTGCCCGACTGATCCAGCGCTGGGTACGCACCAACTTCCAGCCCTGGGTGGCCGCTCGCAAGGGAGGCATCTCAGGCCCACCAAATCCGGTGGATCACTGGACGGACCGAGACACAGGGGCCGTGGCGGTCACTCTGGTCGACCACGACTCCATGTCGGCCATCGAACAATCGGGCGAATCTTCCTTGGCGGACGTCCAGTTAGACGGGCTCGGCCCCACTACCGACGTGCGGTTAGTAGATAACAATGTCGGTCGTTCGAGCTCCGGCCGCTCGCCCAGGTCTCGACAAGCAGCTACGATTTCCTCCAGCTGCCTTCTTACATCGAGGAACCAAGCCGACGGTCTCTCCGCGGAGGATGCACCCTTGGTAGTCGAAATTTTTTCGACGGCTACACCAGAACATGGCCAGCAGTAA